A DNA window from Micromonospora sp. NBC_01739 contains the following coding sequences:
- the gltB gene encoding glutamate synthase large subunit, whose product MAFAYPHRPQPAPQDPQVTSPAGLYDAAHEHDACGVAFVADLHGRRSHTVVANGLGALCRLDHRGARGAEPNTGDGAGIMIQVPDAFLRAVVDFPLPPHGEYATGLVFLPDDDAGAARARQVVEKYALVEGAELLGWRDVPVDPSDLGDTALAAMPRVRQLFLAARRLTDTPAGPAGSPLSGLELERVAFCVRKQAERESAERGVPAYFPSLSGRTMVYKGMLTPDQLPAFYPDLTDERVDSAIALVHSRFSTNTFPSWPLAHPYRFIAHNGEINTIRGNRNWMQAREALLRTPDLPGNIRRVFPICTPAASDSANFDEVLELLHLAGRSLPHAVLMMIPEAWENDPDMAADKRAFYRFHASLMEPWDGPASVAFTDGEIVGAVLDRNGLRPGRWWQTADGLVVLGSEAGVLDLDPATVVAKGRLQPGKMFLVDTTTGRIVHDEEIKTELAAAQPYADWLHAGLIELDDLPAREHQVYTHDSVRRRQLTFGYTEEELKILLAPMARTGAEPIGSMGTDTPIAPLSTRPRLLYDYFHQLFAQVTNPPLDAIREELVTSLASTIGPEGNLLDPGPASCRQIVLPYPVIDNDELAKILSIDEDGDLPGFKAVRVSGLYRIRDGGAGIKARLTEICRHVSEAIEDGVRILVLSDRDSNADLAPIPSLLLTAAVHQHLVREQTRTQVALIVESGDCREVHHAAVLIGYGAAAVNPYLAFESVEDMISTGALAGIEPRTAIRNYVKALGKGVLKIMSKMGISTVSSYCGAQVFEAVGLHSRLIERYFRGTPSTISGVGLEGIHTEVAARHALAWPAPGVPAGDRLPVGGEYQWRREGELHLFNPETVFLLQHATRSRQYDVFRSYTAKVDELAAKAGSLRGLFRLRTGELPPVPIEEVEPASEIVKRFATGAMSYGSISAESHETLAIAMNRLGGKSNTGEGGEDVDRLHDPERRSSVKQIASGRFGVTSEYLVNADDLQIKMAQGAKPGEGGQLPGNKVWPWIARTRHATPGVGLISPPPHHDIYSIEDLAQLVHDLKCVNPAARVHVKLVSEVGVGTVAAGVAKLKADVILISGHDGGTGASPLNSLKHAGTPWELGLAEAQQTLLLNKLRDRVTVQVDGQLKTGRDVIVAALLGAEEFGFATAPLIVSGCIMMRVCHLDTCPVGIATQNPVLRERYTGKPEFVENFFLFLAEEIRGYLAELGLRSIDEAIGRTELLDVAPAIEHWKAGGLDLHRVLHLPELPEGAARRGVRAQDHGLELALDNQLIALAEPALRGDGEPAPVRAEVTIRNEHRSVGAMLGGEVTRRYGGAGLPTDTIEFSLRGTAGQSFGAFLPRGVTLRLYGDANDYVGKGLSGGRLIVRPAPTSPFVTPDAAPGSRAEDQIIAGNTILYGATGGEVFLRGRVGERFAVRNSGAVAVVEGVGDHGCEYMTGGTVVVLGATGRNFAAGMSGGTAFVWNLDRRRVNTELVDLSAPSESERARLHELVQRHFAETDSAVAEQLLKRWPEAVEEFTAVVPRDYRRVMEIMQAAEAAGQDVDEAVMSALAPAAAPPQPTPTQASQSVPPADRVVAQEVARA is encoded by the coding sequence GTGGCCTTTGCGTACCCACACCGCCCCCAGCCGGCACCGCAGGACCCCCAGGTGACGTCTCCTGCCGGCCTGTACGACGCCGCTCATGAGCACGATGCCTGCGGGGTCGCCTTCGTGGCCGATCTGCACGGACGGCGCTCCCATACGGTGGTCGCCAACGGCCTGGGCGCGCTCTGCCGGCTGGACCACCGGGGTGCCCGGGGCGCGGAGCCGAACACCGGCGACGGCGCCGGCATCATGATCCAGGTACCGGACGCCTTCCTGCGCGCGGTGGTGGACTTCCCCCTTCCCCCGCACGGTGAGTACGCCACCGGTCTGGTCTTCCTGCCGGACGACGACGCCGGTGCGGCGCGGGCCCGCCAGGTGGTCGAGAAGTACGCCCTGGTCGAGGGGGCGGAGCTGCTCGGCTGGCGGGATGTGCCGGTCGATCCCTCCGACCTGGGCGACACGGCGTTGGCCGCGATGCCCCGGGTGCGGCAGTTGTTCCTCGCCGCCCGTCGGCTCACCGACACCCCGGCCGGTCCGGCCGGTTCCCCACTGAGCGGCCTGGAGTTGGAGCGGGTCGCCTTCTGCGTACGCAAGCAGGCCGAGCGGGAGTCCGCCGAGCGGGGAGTGCCGGCGTACTTCCCCTCGCTGTCCGGGCGGACCATGGTCTACAAGGGGATGCTCACCCCGGACCAGCTACCGGCCTTCTACCCGGATCTGACCGACGAGCGGGTGGACAGCGCCATCGCCCTGGTGCACTCCCGGTTCTCCACGAACACCTTCCCCTCCTGGCCGCTGGCCCACCCGTACCGGTTCATCGCCCACAACGGTGAGATCAACACCATCCGGGGCAACCGGAACTGGATGCAGGCCCGTGAGGCCCTGCTGCGTACCCCCGATCTGCCGGGCAACATCCGCCGGGTCTTCCCGATCTGCACCCCGGCCGCCTCCGACTCGGCCAACTTCGACGAGGTCCTGGAGCTGCTGCACCTGGCCGGGCGGAGCCTGCCGCACGCGGTGCTGATGATGATCCCGGAGGCCTGGGAGAACGACCCGGACATGGCCGCCGACAAGCGGGCTTTCTACCGGTTCCACGCCAGCCTGATGGAGCCCTGGGACGGCCCGGCCTCGGTCGCCTTCACCGACGGCGAGATCGTCGGTGCGGTGCTCGACCGCAACGGCCTGCGGCCGGGGCGCTGGTGGCAGACCGCCGACGGGCTCGTGGTGCTGGGCAGCGAGGCCGGGGTGCTCGACCTCGACCCGGCCACCGTGGTAGCCAAGGGTCGCCTCCAGCCCGGCAAGATGTTCCTGGTCGACACCACGACCGGTCGGATCGTGCACGACGAGGAGATCAAGACCGAGCTGGCCGCCGCCCAGCCGTACGCCGACTGGCTGCACGCCGGGCTGATCGAGCTGGACGACCTGCCGGCCCGCGAACACCAGGTCTACACCCACGACTCGGTACGCCGTCGTCAGCTGACCTTCGGCTACACCGAGGAGGAGCTGAAGATCCTGCTCGCCCCGATGGCCCGTACCGGCGCGGAGCCGATCGGGTCGATGGGCACGGACACCCCGATCGCCCCGCTGTCCACCCGGCCCCGGCTGCTCTACGACTACTTCCACCAGCTGTTCGCCCAGGTCACCAACCCGCCGCTGGACGCCATCCGGGAGGAGTTGGTGACCAGCCTGGCCTCGACCATCGGCCCGGAGGGCAACCTGCTCGACCCCGGCCCGGCGAGCTGCCGGCAGATCGTGCTGCCCTACCCGGTGATCGACAACGACGAGCTGGCCAAGATCCTCAGCATCGACGAGGACGGCGACCTGCCCGGCTTCAAGGCGGTACGGGTCTCCGGGCTCTACCGCATCCGCGACGGCGGCGCCGGGATCAAGGCCCGGCTGACCGAGATCTGCCGGCACGTCTCCGAGGCGATCGAGGACGGGGTACGCATCCTGGTCCTCTCCGACCGGGACTCCAACGCCGACCTGGCCCCGATCCCGTCGCTGCTGCTCACCGCGGCGGTGCACCAGCACCTGGTCCGGGAGCAGACCCGTACCCAGGTGGCCCTGATCGTGGAGTCCGGCGACTGCCGGGAGGTGCACCACGCGGCCGTGCTGATCGGCTACGGCGCGGCGGCGGTCAACCCGTACCTGGCCTTCGAGTCGGTCGAGGACATGATCTCCACCGGCGCGCTGGCCGGGATCGAGCCGCGCACCGCGATCCGCAACTACGTCAAGGCCCTCGGCAAGGGGGTCCTGAAGATCATGTCCAAGATGGGCATCTCCACGGTGTCCTCGTACTGCGGGGCGCAGGTCTTCGAGGCGGTCGGGCTGCACAGCCGCCTGATCGAGCGGTACTTCCGGGGCACCCCGAGCACGATCAGCGGGGTCGGCCTGGAGGGCATCCACACCGAGGTGGCCGCCCGACACGCCCTGGCCTGGCCGGCGCCCGGAGTCCCGGCCGGCGACCGGCTGCCGGTGGGCGGGGAGTACCAGTGGCGCCGCGAGGGTGAACTGCACCTGTTCAACCCGGAGACGGTGTTCCTGCTCCAGCACGCCACCCGCAGCCGCCAGTACGACGTGTTCCGCAGCTACACCGCCAAGGTCGACGAGTTGGCCGCGAAGGCCGGCTCCCTGCGCGGGCTGTTCCGGCTGCGTACCGGGGAACTGCCGCCGGTGCCGATCGAGGAGGTGGAGCCGGCCAGCGAGATCGTCAAGCGGTTCGCCACCGGCGCCATGTCGTACGGGTCGATCTCGGCGGAGTCGCACGAGACCCTGGCGATCGCGATGAACCGCCTGGGCGGCAAGTCCAACACCGGTGAGGGCGGCGAGGACGTCGACCGGCTGCACGACCCGGAGCGCCGCTCGTCGGTCAAGCAGATCGCCAGCGGCCGGTTCGGGGTGACCAGCGAATATCTGGTCAACGCCGACGACCTCCAGATCAAGATGGCCCAGGGCGCGAAGCCCGGCGAGGGCGGGCAGTTGCCCGGCAACAAGGTGTGGCCGTGGATCGCCCGGACCCGGCACGCCACCCCCGGGGTGGGTCTGATCTCCCCGCCGCCGCACCACGACATCTACTCCATCGAGGACCTGGCCCAGCTGGTGCACGACCTCAAGTGCGTCAACCCGGCCGCCCGGGTGCACGTCAAGCTGGTCAGCGAGGTCGGGGTCGGCACGGTGGCCGCCGGGGTGGCCAAGCTCAAGGCCGACGTCATCCTGATCTCCGGTCACGACGGCGGCACCGGGGCCTCCCCACTGAATTCCCTCAAGCACGCCGGCACCCCCTGGGAGCTGGGCCTGGCCGAGGCGCAGCAGACCCTGCTGCTGAACAAGCTGCGTGACCGGGTCACCGTGCAGGTGGACGGTCAGCTCAAGACCGGCCGGGACGTGATCGTCGCGGCCCTGCTCGGTGCCGAGGAGTTCGGCTTCGCCACCGCCCCGCTGATCGTCTCCGGCTGCATCATGATGCGGGTCTGTCACCTGGACACCTGTCCGGTCGGCATCGCCACCCAGAACCCGGTGCTGCGGGAGCGCTACACCGGCAAGCCGGAGTTCGTGGAGAACTTCTTCCTGTTCCTCGCCGAGGAGATCCGCGGCTACCTGGCCGAGCTGGGTCTGCGCAGCATCGACGAGGCGATCGGCCGCACCGAGCTGCTGGACGTGGCACCGGCGATCGAGCACTGGAAGGCCGGCGGGCTGGACCTGCACCGGGTGCTGCACCTGCCGGAGCTGCCCGAGGGGGCGGCCCGTCGGGGCGTACGCGCCCAGGATCATGGCCTGGAGTTGGCGCTGGACAACCAGCTCATCGCGCTGGCGGAGCCGGCCCTGCGCGGCGACGGCGAGCCCGCCCCGGTGCGGGCCGAGGTGACCATCCGCAACGAGCACCGCAGCGTCGGGGCGATGCTCGGCGGGGAGGTCACCCGCCGCTACGGCGGCGCCGGGCTGCCCACCGACACGATCGAGTTCTCCCTGCGCGGCACCGCCGGGCAGTCCTTCGGGGCCTTCCTGCCCCGGGGGGTCACCCTGCGGCTGTACGGCGACGCCAACGACTACGTCGGCAAGGGGCTCTCCGGTGGTCGGCTGATCGTCCGACCGGCGCCGACCTCGCCGTTCGTCACCCCGGACGCCGCGCCGGGTAGCCGGGCCGAGGATCAGATCATCGCCGGCAACACCATCCTGTACGGCGCCACCGGGGGAGAGGTCTTCCTGCGTGGTCGGGTGGGGGAGCGGTTCGCGGTCCGCAACTCCGGTGCGGTGGCCGTCGTCGAGGGAGTCGGCGACCACGGCTGCGAGTACATGACCGGGGGCACCGTGGTGGTGCTCGGCGCCACCGGGCGCAACTTCGCCGCCGGCATGTCCGGTGGTACGGCCTTCGTCTGGAACCTGGACCGACGGCGGGTCAACACCGAACTGGTCGACCTGTCCGCCCCCAGTGAGTCCGAGCGGGCCCGGCTGCACGAGTTGGTGCAGCGGCACTTCGCCGAGACCGACTCGGCCGTCGCCGAGCAGTTGCTCAAGCGCTGGCCGGAGGCGGTGGAGGAGTTCACCGCCGTGGTACCCCGGGACTACCGCCGGGTCATGGAGATCATGCAGGCCGCCGAAGCCGCCGGCCAGGACGTCGACGAGGCGGTGATGAGCGCCCTGGCGCCCGCCGCCGCCCCACCGCAGCCGACGCCCACGCAGGCGTCGCAGTCGGTCCCGCCCGCTGACCGGGTGGTCGCCCAGGAGGTGGCTCGTGCCTGA
- a CDS encoding glutamate synthase subunit beta, whose product MPDPNGFLRHPRRMPARRPVPVRISDWREVYPPAGEELIREQAARCMDCGIPFCHSDTAGCPLANRIPDWNDLVRTGNWDAAVESLHATNNFPEFTGRLCPAPCEAACVLGIAGGDPVTIKQVEAEIADAAVARGLTPAEVPPPSGRSVAVVGSGPAGLAAAQQLARAGHAVTVYERDDAIGGLLRYGIPDFKLEKRHIDTRLAQLAAEGVQFRTGVNVGVDITAEQLREQHDAVLLACGALQGRESDTPGRQLRGVHQAMAHLVAANRVVAAAGEGRPALATLPDGTPIDAADKHVVIIGGGDTAADCLGVAHRQGAAGVHQLDLYPQPPRARDEARDPWPTWPWILREYAAHEEGGERVFAVAVQEFVDDGTGAVRAVRIAEVTVEKRDGRRIVTPVPGTERELPADLVLLAIGFEGTEEQPLLAQFGVARNARGAIDSRADWQTETEGVFVAGDMHRGASLIVWAIAEGRAAAAAIHHYLDGVGALPAPVRADSRPLTV is encoded by the coding sequence GTGCCTGACCCGAACGGTTTTCTGCGTCACCCCCGTCGGATGCCGGCCCGCCGGCCGGTGCCGGTGCGGATCAGTGACTGGCGGGAGGTCTACCCCCCGGCCGGTGAGGAGCTGATCCGCGAGCAGGCGGCCCGGTGCATGGACTGCGGCATCCCCTTCTGCCACAGCGACACCGCCGGCTGCCCCCTGGCGAACCGGATCCCGGACTGGAACGACCTGGTCCGCACCGGCAACTGGGACGCGGCGGTGGAGTCCCTGCACGCCACGAACAACTTCCCCGAGTTCACCGGTCGACTCTGCCCGGCGCCCTGCGAGGCGGCGTGCGTGCTCGGCATCGCCGGGGGTGACCCGGTGACCATCAAGCAGGTCGAGGCGGAGATCGCCGACGCCGCCGTGGCCCGGGGGCTCACCCCGGCCGAGGTGCCGCCGCCGAGTGGCCGGTCCGTCGCCGTGGTCGGTTCCGGCCCGGCCGGGCTGGCCGCCGCGCAGCAGCTGGCCCGCGCCGGTCACGCCGTCACCGTGTACGAGCGCGACGACGCGATCGGTGGCCTGCTGCGGTACGGCATCCCCGACTTCAAGCTGGAGAAGCGGCACATCGACACCCGGCTGGCCCAGCTCGCCGCCGAAGGGGTGCAGTTCCGCACCGGGGTCAACGTCGGCGTCGACATCACCGCCGAGCAGTTGCGCGAGCAGCACGACGCGGTGCTGCTGGCCTGTGGGGCGTTGCAGGGCCGCGAGTCCGACACCCCTGGCCGGCAACTGCGGGGGGTGCACCAGGCGATGGCGCACCTGGTGGCGGCCAACCGGGTGGTTGCCGCAGCCGGTGAGGGGCGCCCCGCCCTGGCCACCCTGCCCGACGGCACTCCGATCGACGCGGCCGACAAGCATGTCGTCATCATCGGCGGCGGGGACACCGCGGCGGACTGCCTGGGGGTGGCCCACCGGCAGGGGGCGGCCGGCGTACACCAGCTGGACCTGTACCCGCAGCCGCCCCGGGCCCGCGACGAGGCCCGCGACCCCTGGCCCACCTGGCCGTGGATCCTGCGGGAGTACGCCGCCCACGAGGAGGGCGGCGAGCGGGTCTTCGCGGTCGCGGTGCAGGAGTTCGTCGACGACGGCACCGGCGCGGTCCGGGCGGTACGCATCGCCGAGGTGACCGTGGAGAAGCGCGACGGCCGACGGATCGTCACCCCGGTGCCGGGTACCGAGCGGGAACTGCCCGCCGACCTGGTGCTGCTGGCGATCGGCTTCGAGGGCACCGAGGAGCAGCCGCTGCTGGCCCAGTTCGGGGTGGCCCGCAACGCCCGGGGCGCGATCGACTCCCGGGCCGACTGGCAGACCGAGACCGAGGGGGTCTTCGTCGCCGGTGACATGCACCGGGGCGCCTCGCTGATCGTCTGGGCGATCGCCGAGGGGCGGGCCGCCGCCGCGGCGATCCACCACTACCTCGACGGGGTGGGTGCCCTGCCCGCTCCCGTCCGCGCCGACTCCCGCCCGCTGACGGTGTAA
- a CDS encoding SGNH/GDSL hydrolase family protein produces MPHRPLARALAALVAIATATLGALAVPAAAQAAAPIHYVALGDSYSSGVGAGPYDLSTCLRSQKSYAPLWAAANNVASFRFPACGGAVTADVLNNQLSSLSSTTTMVTITVGGNDAGFADVMTSCRFGSTSSCTNAVNQAKAFATGTLPARLDRTYAAIRDRAPNARLIVLGYPRLFETGSCGLLAMSSQKRTLLNEAADTLAQVTADRAAAAGATFADTRPTFAGHGVCAAQPWIRDVTGVIEAYHPNADGYRHGYLPALNAVTG; encoded by the coding sequence ATGCCCCACCGTCCGCTGGCCCGCGCCCTGGCCGCGCTGGTCGCCATCGCCACCGCCACCCTCGGTGCGCTGGCCGTGCCCGCCGCCGCCCAGGCTGCCGCTCCCATCCACTACGTAGCCCTCGGCGACTCCTACTCCTCCGGGGTCGGCGCCGGCCCGTACGACCTGTCCACCTGCCTGCGCAGTCAGAAGTCGTACGCCCCGCTGTGGGCCGCGGCCAACAACGTGGCCAGCTTCCGCTTCCCCGCCTGCGGTGGGGCGGTCACCGCCGACGTGCTCAACAACCAGCTCAGCTCGCTGAGCAGCACCACCACCATGGTCACCATCACGGTCGGCGGTAACGACGCCGGCTTCGCCGACGTGATGACCAGTTGCCGGTTCGGCAGCACCTCCAGCTGCACCAACGCGGTCAACCAGGCGAAGGCCTTCGCCACCGGCACCCTCCCGGCCCGGCTGGACCGCACCTACGCCGCCATCCGCGACCGGGCCCCCAACGCCCGCCTGATCGTGCTCGGCTACCCGCGCCTGTTCGAGACCGGCTCCTGTGGACTGCTGGCGATGAGCAGCCAGAAGCGAACCCTGCTCAACGAGGCCGCCGACACCCTGGCCCAGGTCACCGCCGACCGGGCGGCGGCGGCCGGGGCCACCTTCGCCGACACCCGGCCCACCTTCGCCGGTCACGGCGTCTGCGCCGCCCAGCCGTGGATCCGTGACGTCACCGGGGTCATCGAGGCGTACCACCCGAACGCCGACGGCTACCGCCACGGCTACCTGCCGGCCCTCAACGCGGTCACCGGCTGA
- a CDS encoding FtsK/SpoIIIE domain-containing protein has protein sequence MGRLASAYGQAIAAHRAARAHLEAAREALRGTTPPAPRVDPDLLTRLARVGGTLATPTPGTPLAGQPVPVRLGEAITAGAGFPVLVPLGAGHHLSVDTDARNPAVAGLLRAVVLRLLATAAPGSVRVAGLDSGALGATFGPLRPLLDSGVIDPPATTEAEVATLLDAAEQHARTARRSDRPDQELLVLVAASVPSPREAARLAALTHAGPAAAVCVLLAGWTAAGPGETLPPLGTTTTLRMIDGYARVGDPPHAPFSADGSGLPLPVRLDGDPPPTSVAALATHLGETARRGATVGFADLLPSQRWAASARSGLRTVVGRAGREPFTIAFDDATPHWLVGGRTGSGKTVFLLDVLYGLAARYAPTELQLYLLDFKEGVSFTEFVPTGRDPSWLPHARAVGIESDREYGVAVLRELRRELHRRATALKRHGVTKLADLPADTAVPRIVAVIDEFQVLLAGNDPISRESVDLLEELARKGRSYGIHLVLASQSTTGIEALYGRAEAVFGQFALRVALPGGGGVLDQLNDAAATLPVGSAVVNTAAGVSGANTIIRFPDAYAAAEELTRLRHELWQARPATARPPSVFRGYETARVEEDPTFTGLRPGGRRPLALVGRTVDVDGTSALFIMDTAPGRHLAVVGTATAGAEVLRAATLSLARQHTPGEVTFLLAPLVAAADPAADDTAATLTAAGHPVVRLDAPALRQHLATLGATDPTTPPGRAYLVVFGMDAAAGLLAESDPATFRSGHDDLRTLLRQGPGHGVHLLGWWRGLRRLADDLGGTQNRDDIACLVALNVPGADLGLHLGVHDLAYTPRADRALLVDRHDQRIRLIVPFARDEHPGDGQE, from the coding sequence TTGGGCAGGCTCGCGTCGGCGTACGGGCAGGCGATCGCCGCCCACCGGGCCGCCCGGGCCCACCTCGAGGCCGCCCGGGAGGCCCTGCGGGGGACGACACCCCCCGCACCCAGGGTCGACCCCGACCTGCTGACCCGGCTGGCCCGGGTCGGCGGCACCCTGGCCACCCCCACCCCGGGCACCCCCCTGGCCGGTCAACCGGTGCCGGTACGCCTGGGCGAGGCGATAACCGCCGGTGCGGGCTTCCCCGTCCTGGTGCCCCTGGGGGCCGGCCATCACCTGTCCGTCGACACGGACGCCCGCAACCCGGCCGTGGCCGGGCTGCTGCGCGCGGTCGTGCTGCGGCTGCTGGCCACGGCCGCACCCGGCTCGGTCCGGGTGGCCGGGCTGGACAGCGGAGCCCTGGGGGCCACCTTCGGACCCCTGCGACCCCTGCTGGACTCCGGGGTCATCGACCCACCGGCCACCACCGAGGCGGAAGTCGCCACCCTGCTGGACGCCGCCGAACAACACGCCCGTACCGCCCGGCGCAGCGACCGCCCCGACCAGGAACTCCTGGTGCTGGTAGCCGCCTCCGTCCCCTCGCCCCGCGAGGCCGCCCGGCTGGCCGCGCTCACCCACGCCGGGCCGGCCGCCGCCGTCTGCGTCCTGCTGGCCGGCTGGACCGCCGCCGGGCCCGGGGAGACACTGCCGCCGCTGGGCACCACGACCACCCTGCGGATGATCGACGGGTACGCCCGGGTCGGTGACCCGCCGCACGCACCCTTCAGCGCCGACGGCAGCGGCCTGCCCCTGCCGGTACGCCTGGACGGCGACCCGCCGCCGACCTCGGTGGCGGCGCTGGCCACCCACCTCGGCGAGACCGCCCGCCGGGGCGCCACGGTCGGCTTCGCCGATCTGCTGCCGTCCCAGCGGTGGGCCGCCTCGGCCCGCTCCGGTCTGCGTACCGTGGTCGGTCGAGCCGGCCGGGAACCCTTCACGATCGCCTTCGACGACGCCACCCCGCACTGGCTGGTCGGTGGGCGTACCGGTAGCGGCAAGACGGTGTTCCTGCTGGACGTGCTCTACGGGCTGGCCGCCCGCTACGCCCCCACCGAGTTGCAGCTCTACCTGCTCGACTTCAAGGAGGGGGTGAGCTTCACCGAGTTCGTCCCCACCGGCCGCGACCCCTCCTGGCTGCCGCACGCCCGAGCCGTGGGCATCGAGAGCGACCGCGAGTACGGGGTGGCCGTGCTGCGGGAACTGCGCCGCGAACTGCACCGCCGGGCCACCGCCCTGAAACGCCACGGGGTCACCAAACTGGCCGACCTGCCCGCCGACACCGCCGTGCCGAGGATCGTCGCCGTGATCGACGAGTTCCAGGTGCTGCTGGCCGGCAACGACCCGATCTCCCGGGAGTCGGTGGACCTGCTGGAGGAGTTGGCCCGCAAGGGCCGCTCGTACGGCATCCATCTGGTGCTGGCCAGCCAGAGCACCACCGGCATCGAGGCCCTCTACGGTCGGGCCGAGGCGGTGTTCGGGCAGTTCGCGTTGCGGGTGGCGCTGCCCGGAGGCGGGGGAGTGCTCGACCAGCTCAACGACGCCGCGGCCACCCTGCCGGTCGGCTCGGCCGTGGTGAACACCGCCGCCGGGGTGTCCGGGGCCAACACGATCATCCGCTTCCCGGACGCCTACGCCGCCGCCGAGGAGTTGACCCGCCTGCGGCACGAGCTGTGGCAGGCCCGCCCGGCCACCGCCCGGCCACCCTCGGTGTTCCGGGGCTACGAGACCGCCCGGGTGGAGGAGGACCCCACCTTCACCGGCCTGCGTCCCGGGGGTCGGCGACCCCTGGCCCTGGTCGGTCGCACGGTCGACGTGGACGGCACCAGCGCCCTGTTCATCATGGACACCGCCCCCGGGCGGCACCTGGCCGTGGTCGGCACCGCCACCGCCGGTGCCGAGGTGCTGCGGGCGGCCACCCTGAGCCTGGCCCGGCAGCACACCCCCGGGGAGGTGACCTTCCTACTGGCCCCCCTGGTCGCCGCCGCCGACCCGGCCGCCGACGACACCGCAGCCACCCTGACGGCCGCCGGCCACCCGGTGGTACGCCTCGACGCCCCCGCCCTGCGGCAGCACCTGGCCACCCTCGGCGCGACCGACCCCACGACCCCGCCGGGGCGGGCCTACCTGGTGGTGTTCGGGATGGACGCCGCCGCCGGACTGCTGGCCGAGAGCGACCCGGCCACCTTCCGCAGCGGCCACGACGACCTGCGCACCCTGCTGCGTCAGGGCCCCGGTCACGGGGTGCACCTGCTCGGCTGGTGGCGGGGGCTGCGTCGACTCGCCGACGACCTCGGCGGGACCCAGAACCGCGACGACATCGCCTGCCTGGTGGCGCTGAACGTGCCCGGCGCCGACCTCGGCCTGCACCTGGGGGTGCACGACCTGGCGTACACCCCCCGGGCCGACCGGGCGTTGCTGGTCGACCGGCACGACCAGCGGATCCGGCTGATCGTGCCGTTCGCCCGCGACGAGCACCCCGGCGACGGGCAGGAGTGA
- a CDS encoding DUF6244 family protein, translated as MSAAEMIARLAAAAQKLDEAKAKTAAAAQDAAEARQLVAGALQGVAAGPLINMIDSYRQALAQAAQGGEPAKQHVQETIAKVRALGN; from the coding sequence GTGAGTGCAGCGGAGATGATCGCCAGACTGGCGGCGGCGGCACAGAAGCTGGACGAGGCCAAGGCCAAGACGGCCGCCGCCGCGCAGGATGCGGCCGAGGCGCGGCAACTCGTCGCGGGAGCCCTTCAGGGGGTCGCCGCCGGGCCGCTGATCAACATGATCGACTCGTACCGGCAGGCCCTGGCGCAGGCCGCCCAGGGTGGTGAGCCCGCCAAACAGCACGTCCAGGAAACCATCGCGAAGGTACGCGCACTGGGTAACTGA